Proteins encoded together in one Pantoea sp. CCBC3-3-1 window:
- a CDS encoding beta-ketoacyl-ACP synthase III, with translation MYTKIIGTGSYLPEQVRTNADLEKMVDTSDEWIVTRTGIRERRIAAADETVATMGFHAAERALEMAGIDKNDIGLIVVATTSSSHAFPSSACMIQQMLGIDDAASFDLAAACAGFTYALSVADQYIKNGAVKNALVIGADVLARMLDPNDRGTIILFGDGAGAVVLGASEEQGIISTHLHADGRYGQLLTLANQDREHQEQPSYVTMAGNEVFKVAVTELAHIVEETLKANNLEREAIDWLVPHQANLRIINATARKLGMEMDKVVVTLDRHGNTSAASVPTALDEAVRDGRIKPGQLVLLEAFGGGFTWGSALVRF, from the coding sequence ATGTATACGAAGATTATCGGTACGGGTAGCTATTTGCCCGAACAGGTGCGGACTAATGCCGATCTGGAAAAAATGGTAGATACATCGGACGAGTGGATTGTCACGCGAACCGGTATTCGTGAACGTCGGATAGCCGCAGCAGACGAAACCGTCGCGACGATGGGCTTCCACGCGGCTGAACGTGCGCTGGAAATGGCCGGTATCGACAAGAACGATATCGGTTTGATCGTGGTTGCCACCACCTCCTCCAGTCATGCTTTCCCAAGTTCAGCCTGCATGATCCAGCAGATGCTGGGTATTGATGATGCCGCATCCTTTGATCTGGCAGCGGCATGCGCAGGCTTTACTTATGCCCTGAGCGTGGCCGATCAGTACATCAAAAACGGCGCAGTAAAAAACGCGCTGGTGATCGGTGCTGACGTGCTGGCGCGTATGCTTGATCCAAACGATCGCGGCACGATCATTCTGTTTGGCGACGGCGCAGGTGCGGTGGTGCTGGGTGCCAGCGAAGAACAGGGCATCATTTCGACCCATCTGCATGCTGATGGCCGCTACGGTCAGCTGTTGACGCTGGCGAATCAGGATCGTGAGCACCAGGAGCAGCCTTCTTACGTCACCATGGCGGGCAACGAAGTGTTTAAGGTTGCCGTAACCGAGCTGGCGCACATCGTAGAAGAGACGCTGAAGGCAAATAATCTTGAGCGTGAAGCCATCGACTGGCTGGTACCGCATCAGGCTAACCTGCGTATTATCAACGCCACCGCGCGCAAGCTGGGCATGGAGATGGATAAAGTGGTTGTGACGCTGGATCGGCACGGCAACACCTCTGCCGCTTCCGTTCCGACCGCGCTGGATGAAGCCGTACGCGATGGCCGTATTAAGCCAGGTCAGCTGGTGCTGCTTGAAGCCTTTGGTGGCGGTTTCACCTGGGGCTCGGCGCTGGTTCGTTTTTGA
- the fabD gene encoding ACP S-malonyltransferase — protein MTQFAMVFPGQGSQTVGMLANLAAENPLVEKTFREASDALGYDLWALVQQGPVEELNKTWQTQPALLAASVAIFRVWQEKGGLTPAMLAGHSLGEYSALVCAGVIDFSDAIKLVELRGKLMQEAVPEGTGAMQAIIGLDDAAIAKACEEAAQGQVVSPVNFNSPGQVVIAGNKEAVERAGAACKAAGAKRALPLPVSVPSHCALMKPAADKLAVALEKLTFNAPVIPVINNVDVKCETSAEAIRSALVRQLYSPVRWTECVEFMAQQGVTSLLEAGPGKVLTGLTKRIVDTLTAAPVNDPESLAAAL, from the coding sequence ATGACGCAATTTGCAATGGTTTTCCCGGGACAGGGATCGCAGACGGTTGGCATGCTGGCTAACCTGGCAGCTGAAAATCCGCTGGTGGAAAAAACTTTCCGTGAAGCTTCCGATGCGCTGGGTTACGACCTTTGGGCACTGGTGCAGCAGGGGCCGGTTGAAGAATTGAACAAAACCTGGCAAACTCAGCCCGCGCTGCTGGCCGCATCTGTTGCTATTTTCCGCGTTTGGCAGGAAAAAGGCGGATTGACGCCTGCAATGCTGGCAGGACACAGCCTGGGCGAGTATAGTGCGCTGGTTTGCGCGGGCGTGATCGACTTTAGTGATGCGATCAAGCTGGTAGAACTGCGTGGCAAACTGATGCAGGAAGCGGTGCCGGAAGGCACAGGCGCAATGCAGGCGATTATCGGCCTGGATGATGCAGCCATTGCTAAAGCTTGTGAGGAAGCGGCTCAGGGACAAGTTGTCTCCCCGGTCAACTTCAACTCACCCGGTCAGGTTGTTATCGCCGGAAATAAAGAAGCGGTAGAGCGTGCGGGGGCAGCCTGTAAGGCCGCCGGTGCTAAACGCGCTCTGCCACTGCCCGTTAGCGTGCCGTCACACTGCGCGCTGATGAAGCCGGCAGCCGACAAACTGGCTGTTGCGCTGGAAAAGTTAACCTTCAACGCCCCGGTCATTCCGGTGATTAACAACGTTGATGTGAAATGTGAGACCTCAGCAGAGGCGATTCGCAGCGCGCTGGTTCGCCAGCTGTACAGCCCGGTCCGCTGGACCGAATGCGTCGAGTTTATGGCGCAGCAGGGTGTGACGTCGCTGCTGGAAGCTGGGCCTGGCAAAGTACTGACCGGCCTGACAAAACGTATTGTTGATACGCTGACTGCGGCGCCGGTTAACGATCCGGAAAGCCTGGCAGCTGCGCTTTAA
- the fabG gene encoding 3-oxoacyl-ACP reductase FabG, with protein MSFEGKIALVTGASRGIGRAIAETLVARGAKVVGTATSQSGADAISAYLGSNGKGLLLNVTDSASIENVLATIRAEFGEPDILVNNAGITRDNLLMRMKDDEWQDILDTNLTSVFRLSKAVMRAMMKKRVGRIITIGSVVGTMGNAGQANYAAAKAGLIGFSKSLAREIASRGITVNVVAPGFIETDMTRALTEDQRAGILAEVPAGRLGDAQEIANAVAFLASDEAAYITGETLHVNGGMYMV; from the coding sequence ATGAGCTTCGAAGGAAAAATCGCGCTGGTTACCGGTGCAAGTCGCGGCATTGGCCGTGCTATCGCGGAAACGCTGGTAGCACGCGGCGCGAAAGTGGTAGGTACAGCGACCAGCCAGAGCGGCGCAGATGCTATCAGCGCTTACCTGGGCAGCAATGGCAAAGGCCTGCTGCTGAATGTAACCGACAGCGCCTCTATTGAGAATGTGTTGGCTACTATTCGTGCTGAATTTGGCGAACCAGACATTTTAGTCAATAATGCTGGCATCACGCGTGATAATCTTCTGATGCGTATGAAAGACGATGAGTGGCAGGATATCCTGGACACGAATCTGACTTCCGTATTCCGCCTGTCAAAAGCGGTAATGCGAGCTATGATGAAGAAGCGCGTGGGCCGAATTATTACCATCGGTTCTGTTGTAGGAACCATGGGTAATGCGGGTCAGGCAAACTACGCTGCAGCAAAAGCGGGTTTGATCGGCTTTAGCAAGTCACTGGCACGAGAAATCGCGTCACGTGGTATTACCGTTAACGTTGTGGCACCTGGTTTCATTGAAACCGACATGACGCGTGCACTGACTGAAGATCAGCGTGCGGGCATTCTGGCGGAAGTGCCAGCGGGTCGCCTTGGCGACGCGCAGGAAATCGCCAATGCCGTTGCATTTTTAGCCTCTGACGAGGCGGCGTACATCACTGGTGAAACGCTGCACGTCAATGGCGGAATGTACATGGTCTGA
- the acpP gene encoding acyl carrier protein yields MSTIEERVKKIIGEQLGVKQEEVVNTASFVEDLGADSLDTVELVMALEEEFDTEIPDEEAEKITTVQAAIDYINGHQA; encoded by the coding sequence ATGAGCACTATCGAAGAACGCGTTAAGAAAATCATTGGCGAGCAGCTTGGCGTTAAGCAGGAAGAAGTCGTTAACACTGCTTCTTTTGTAGAAGATCTGGGCGCTGATTCTCTTGATACCGTTGAGCTGGTAATGGCTCTGGAAGAAGAGTTTGATACCGAGATTCCGGACGAAGAAGCTGAGAAAATCACTACTGTTCAGGCTGCTATTGATTACATCAATGGTCACCAGGCATAA
- the fabF gene encoding beta-ketoacyl-ACP synthase II, translated as MSKRRVVVTGLGMLSPVGNTVESTWNALVAGQSGISLIDHFETSAYATRFAGLVKDFNCEEYISRKDQRKMDAFIQYGVVAGIQAMQDSGLVITDENADRIGAAIGSGIGGLGLIEENHASLVNGGPRKISPFFVPSTIVNMIAGHLTIMYGMKGPSIAISTACTTGVHNIGQAARIIAYNDADVMLAGGAEKGSTPLGMGGFGAARALSTRNDDPQAASRPWDKDRDGFVLGDGAGIVVLEEYEHAKKRGAKIYAELVGFGMSSDAYHMTSPPENGAGAALAMVNALKDAQLSPEQIGYINAHGTSTPAGDKAEAQAVKSVFGASAASVMVSSTKSMTGHLLGAAGAVESIYSILALRNQVIPPTINLDNPDEGCDLDFVPHTARQVKGLEYALCNSFGFGGTNGSLIFRKI; from the coding sequence GTGTCTAAGCGTCGTGTAGTTGTGACCGGTCTTGGCATGTTGTCTCCTGTCGGCAATACCGTAGAGTCTACCTGGAATGCTCTTGTTGCCGGTCAGAGTGGCATCAGCCTGATCGACCATTTTGAAACTAGTGCCTACGCAACGCGTTTTGCTGGCTTAGTAAAGGATTTTAACTGTGAGGAGTACATCTCGCGTAAAGATCAACGCAAGATGGATGCCTTTATTCAATATGGAGTTGTCGCTGGCATTCAGGCCATGCAGGATTCTGGTCTGGTCATTACTGACGAGAATGCCGATCGCATCGGTGCCGCTATCGGTTCTGGTATTGGTGGTCTCGGTCTGATCGAAGAAAACCACGCTTCGCTGGTCAACGGCGGCCCGCGTAAAATCAGTCCTTTCTTCGTTCCTTCCACGATTGTGAACATGATTGCCGGTCATCTGACTATCATGTACGGCATGAAAGGCCCGAGTATTGCCATCTCCACGGCGTGTACTACTGGTGTGCACAATATTGGTCAGGCTGCGCGTATCATCGCTTATAACGATGCAGATGTTATGCTGGCAGGCGGTGCCGAAAAAGGCAGTACGCCATTGGGCATGGGCGGTTTCGGGGCAGCGCGTGCGCTTTCCACCCGTAATGACGATCCGCAGGCGGCAAGCCGCCCGTGGGACAAAGACCGCGACGGCTTCGTGCTGGGCGACGGTGCGGGTATTGTCGTGCTGGAAGAATACGAGCACGCCAAAAAACGCGGCGCGAAAATTTATGCAGAACTGGTGGGCTTTGGCATGAGCAGCGATGCTTACCATATGACCTCCCCACCAGAAAATGGCGCAGGCGCGGCGCTGGCAATGGTTAACGCATTAAAAGATGCGCAGCTCTCGCCAGAGCAAATCGGCTATATCAACGCTCACGGCACGTCTACGCCGGCCGGTGATAAAGCGGAAGCTCAGGCGGTTAAATCCGTCTTTGGTGCCAGTGCAGCCAGCGTAATGGTTAGCTCAACCAAATCCATGACCGGTCACCTGTTAGGTGCGGCAGGCGCTGTAGAATCTATCTACTCGATCCTGGCGCTACGCAATCAGGTTATCCCGCCAACCATCAACCTGGATAATCCGGATGAAGGTTGCGATTTGGATTTTGTGCCTCACACAGCACGTCAGGTAAAAGGCCTGGAGTATGCGTTATGCAACTCCTTTGGTTTTGGCGGAACCAATGGTTCATTGATTTTCCGCAAAATTTAA
- the pabC gene encoding aminodeoxychorismate lyase has protein sequence MMLINGRAVENIAASDRAVQFGDGCFTTGRLWQGEVVMLEAHLKRLREACHRLFIHHVDWEALREEMMMAAATRDEGVIKVILSRGSGGRGYSARGCEQPTRIVSLSAYPARYHQLRQTGAKLALSTIRLGRNPLLAGIKHLNRLEQVLIRTELEQTGADEALVLDTEGQLVECCAANLFWRSGKQVFTPILSDSGVNGIQRQWVIARLKQLGNAVAEVRMPPDVLTEADEVLITNALMPILPVSQIENRFYRNRELFYQLCKQDDLQGTL, from the coding sequence GTGATGTTAATCAATGGTCGGGCAGTTGAGAATATTGCGGCAAGCGACCGCGCCGTCCAGTTTGGCGATGGCTGTTTTACCACCGGTCGCCTCTGGCAGGGCGAAGTCGTGATGCTTGAAGCGCATCTAAAACGTCTTCGCGAAGCCTGCCATCGTTTGTTCATTCACCATGTCGACTGGGAAGCGTTGCGAGAAGAAATGATGATGGCCGCCGCAACACGCGATGAAGGCGTTATTAAAGTTATCCTGTCGCGTGGATCCGGCGGGCGCGGTTATAGCGCCCGCGGCTGCGAGCAGCCAACCCGCATCGTTTCGCTTTCCGCTTATCCGGCCCGCTATCATCAGCTGCGTCAAACCGGCGCAAAGCTGGCGTTGAGCACGATACGGCTGGGACGCAATCCTCTGCTTGCAGGGATTAAGCATCTTAACCGCCTTGAGCAGGTGCTGATCCGTACAGAGCTTGAGCAGACTGGTGCCGACGAAGCGCTGGTGCTTGACACTGAAGGTCAGCTGGTGGAATGCTGTGCGGCGAATTTATTCTGGCGCAGCGGAAAGCAGGTATTCACTCCCATCCTGAGCGATTCTGGGGTTAATGGCATTCAGCGTCAGTGGGTCATCGCCAGACTGAAGCAACTGGGCAACGCTGTGGCTGAAGTCAGAATGCCACCGGACGTGCTCACGGAAGCAGATGAAGTGCTGATAACTAACGCACTTATGCCGATCTTGCCGGTAAGTCAGATTGAAAACCGGTTTTACCGTAACAGAGAGTTGTTTTACCAGCTTTGCAAGCAAGACGATTTACAGGGAACTTTATGA
- the mltG gene encoding endolytic transglycosylase MltG, protein MRAKRKLLVGIIVLVIAGLAYSYWQIGQFASQKLTVEKETIFTLPAGSGRVVLEAELNQQKIVPDSIWFGWLLKLEPELAKFKAGTYRFNPGMTVRQMLALLASGKEAQFPVRFVEGTKMQEWLAQLRAAPYIKHTLPDDKLTTVADTLKIAPQDVEGWFYPDTYSYTANTTDVAILKRAHEQMEKTVDRLWQSKKDGLPYRDKNDLLTMASIVEKETALSEERSKVASVFINRLRLGMRLQTDPTVIYGIGDSYKGTLTRKDLETPTAYNTYVIAGMPPGPIAMPGKASLEAAANPLKTDFLYFVADGKGGHTFTTNLASHNRAVQAWRLAVKEKNER, encoded by the coding sequence ATGAGAGCAAAACGCAAACTTCTGGTCGGGATTATCGTCCTTGTTATAGCAGGCCTCGCTTACAGCTACTGGCAGATCGGGCAGTTTGCCAGCCAGAAGCTGACGGTCGAAAAGGAAACGATATTTACGCTCCCGGCAGGCTCGGGGCGAGTTGTACTGGAAGCTGAACTCAATCAGCAAAAGATTGTTCCTGACAGCATCTGGTTCGGTTGGTTGCTTAAGCTTGAACCCGAACTGGCGAAATTTAAAGCGGGAACCTATCGCTTTAATCCAGGCATGACGGTTCGTCAGATGCTCGCGCTGCTGGCCAGCGGTAAAGAAGCGCAGTTTCCGGTTCGCTTTGTGGAAGGGACTAAAATGCAGGAGTGGCTTGCCCAGCTTCGGGCCGCGCCCTATATCAAGCACACTCTGCCAGACGATAAGCTGACAACGGTCGCCGACACGCTAAAAATAGCCCCGCAGGATGTTGAAGGCTGGTTTTATCCTGACACCTATTCCTATACGGCTAACACCACAGATGTGGCAATCCTGAAGCGTGCCCACGAGCAGATGGAAAAAACCGTCGACCGGCTTTGGCAGAGCAAAAAAGACGGGCTGCCCTATCGCGATAAAAATGATTTGCTGACCATGGCATCCATTGTGGAAAAAGAAACGGCACTCAGCGAAGAGCGCAGTAAGGTGGCTTCGGTATTTATTAATCGCCTGCGGTTGGGCATGCGGCTGCAAACCGATCCGACGGTGATTTATGGCATAGGCGACAGCTATAAAGGCACGCTGACCCGTAAAGATCTGGAAACGCCGACGGCTTACAATACCTATGTTATTGCCGGCATGCCGCCAGGCCCGATTGCGATGCCGGGCAAAGCCTCCCTGGAAGCGGCCGCCAATCCACTGAAAACCGACTTCCTCTATTTTGTGGCGGACGGCAAAGGCGGTCACACTTTTACCACCAATCTTGCCAGCCATAATCGGGCAGTGCAGGCGTGGCGTCTGGCGGTCAAGGAAAAAAATGAACGGTAA
- the tmk gene encoding dTMP kinase: MNGKFIVIEGLEGAGKTTARDVIVATLKQQGISDIVFTREPGGTPLAEKLRDLIKQGIAGERVTDQAELLMLYAARVQLVENVIKPALARGAWVVGDRHDLSSQAYQGGGRGMDTALMSQLKRSVLGEFAPDMTLYLDVTPEIGLQRARARGELDRIEQESLNFFTRTRERYLALAASDSRIKTVDATKTLDGVSQAIRQTLTQWLQEQQ; this comes from the coding sequence ATGAACGGTAAATTTATTGTTATTGAAGGGCTGGAAGGCGCGGGGAAGACCACCGCACGGGATGTCATCGTCGCGACGCTTAAGCAGCAGGGCATCAGTGACATTGTCTTCACCCGGGAACCCGGCGGTACGCCGCTGGCCGAGAAGTTGCGCGATCTTATTAAGCAGGGTATTGCAGGCGAGCGGGTAACCGATCAGGCTGAACTACTCATGCTCTACGCTGCACGTGTTCAGCTGGTGGAGAATGTCATTAAGCCAGCGCTGGCGCGTGGCGCATGGGTGGTGGGCGATCGTCACGATCTCTCTTCCCAGGCGTATCAGGGCGGCGGACGCGGGATGGATACGGCGCTGATGAGCCAGTTAAAACGCAGCGTGCTCGGTGAGTTTGCACCTGATATGACGCTTTATCTGGACGTCACGCCCGAAATTGGTTTGCAGCGCGCCAGAGCTCGCGGCGAGCTGGATCGCATTGAGCAGGAATCACTGAATTTTTTCACCCGCACCCGCGAGCGCTATCTGGCATTGGCCGCCAGCGACAGCCGAATTAAAACCGTTGATGCAACGAAAACGCTCGATGGGGTTTCACAGGCGATCCGCCAGACGTTAACGCAGTGGCTTCAGGAACAGCAATGA
- the holB gene encoding DNA polymerase III subunit delta': MIWYPWLNQPYRQIIAQHQNGRPHHALLLQALPGMGDASLVWGISRWLMCQRRSGLKSCGECHACQLMQAHTHPDWYELSAEKGKSSLGIDAVRSVTEKLYHHAQQGGAKVVWVPDASQLTEAAANALLKTLEEPPKNTWFLLCCQQPGSLLATLRSRCLTLHLAAPDEGQSLNWLQKQTPAPQSDALAALRLSGGAPAAAEQLLGEKNWAARQALCQALPKALNGDMLSLQPVLNQDDAVRRIGWLCALLVDALKWQQGGGRFIANVDQQTLVAGIAQLLPGSAMDASVRQWMICRDRLLNVPAVNRELLLTDQLLAWEQMLHATTAGLPN, translated from the coding sequence ATGATCTGGTATCCGTGGCTAAATCAGCCTTACCGTCAAATTATTGCTCAGCATCAGAACGGCCGGCCGCATCATGCTTTACTGCTTCAGGCGCTGCCGGGTATGGGAGATGCCTCGCTGGTATGGGGCATTAGCCGCTGGCTGATGTGCCAGCGGCGTTCCGGGCTGAAAAGCTGCGGTGAGTGCCATGCCTGCCAGCTAATGCAGGCTCACACCCATCCTGACTGGTATGAACTCAGCGCCGAAAAGGGCAAAAGCTCGCTGGGTATTGACGCGGTGCGCAGCGTAACCGAAAAGCTTTATCACCATGCTCAACAGGGCGGGGCGAAAGTCGTCTGGGTGCCGGATGCATCGCAGCTCACCGAGGCCGCAGCCAACGCGTTGCTAAAGACGTTAGAAGAGCCGCCCAAAAATACCTGGTTTCTGCTGTGCTGTCAGCAACCGGGCAGTTTGCTGGCCACGCTGCGCAGCCGCTGCCTCACTCTTCATCTTGCTGCGCCAGATGAAGGCCAGAGCCTGAACTGGCTACAAAAGCAGACGCCTGCGCCACAAAGTGATGCGCTCGCCGCTTTACGGTTGAGCGGCGGTGCACCCGCAGCGGCAGAACAGCTGCTGGGAGAGAAGAACTGGGCAGCGCGTCAGGCGCTGTGTCAGGCACTGCCGAAGGCGCTGAATGGCGATATGCTATCCTTGCAGCCCGTATTGAATCAGGATGATGCAGTACGCCGTATTGGCTGGCTGTGTGCGCTGCTGGTGGATGCGCTTAAATGGCAACAGGGCGGCGGACGCTTTATTGCCAACGTCGACCAGCAAACACTGGTTGCGGGTATCGCTCAGCTGCTGCCCGGAAGCGCAATGGATGCCAGCGTGCGGCAGTGGATGATCTGTCGCGATCGCCTGCTGAATGTACCAGCCGTTAACCGTGAATTATTATTGACCGACCAGCTACTGGCATGGGAGCAAATGCTGCATGCCACTACAGCGGGTTTACCGAACTAG
- a CDS encoding metal-dependent hydrolase, producing the protein MFLVDSHCHLDGLDYEKLHQDVDDVLAKAAARDVKFMLAVATTLPGYKAMTQLIGDRPNVAYSCGVHPLNQNEPYDFAELRQLAADERVIAMGETGLDYYYQQDTKAQQQASFREHIRIGRDLNKPVIVHTRDAREDTLAILKEEKVEGCGGVLHCFTEDRDTAEKLLDMGFYISFSGIVTFRNAETIREAARYIPLDRILVETDSPYLAPVPYRGKENQPAYTRDVAEYMAVLKNVSLEVLAQATTENFSRLFHVPPSRLTDN; encoded by the coding sequence ATGTTTTTAGTGGATTCGCACTGCCATCTTGATGGCCTGGATTATGAAAAGCTTCATCAGGACGTCGACGATGTGTTGGCCAAGGCCGCGGCACGCGACGTAAAATTTATGCTGGCCGTGGCGACGACCTTACCGGGTTATAAAGCGATGACTCAGCTGATTGGCGACCGTCCCAACGTTGCTTACTCCTGCGGCGTTCATCCCCTGAATCAGAATGAGCCTTACGACTTTGCCGAGCTGCGTCAGCTGGCGGCTGACGAGCGGGTAATCGCGATGGGCGAAACCGGACTTGATTACTACTATCAGCAGGATACCAAAGCCCAGCAGCAGGCTTCCTTTCGGGAACATATCCGTATCGGCCGGGATCTGAACAAGCCGGTGATTGTTCACACGCGTGATGCACGAGAAGACACGCTGGCGATCCTGAAAGAAGAGAAGGTTGAAGGCTGTGGCGGCGTCCTGCACTGTTTTACTGAAGATCGCGACACCGCTGAAAAGCTGCTGGATATGGGCTTCTATATCTCTTTCTCTGGCATCGTCACTTTCCGTAATGCAGAGACAATCCGTGAAGCGGCTCGCTACATTCCGCTGGACAGAATCCTGGTTGAGACAGATTCTCCTTATCTTGCCCCGGTTCCGTATCGCGGCAAAGAGAATCAGCCAGCCTATACGCGTGACGTGGCGGAATATATGGCCGTATTAAAAAACGTGAGCCTTGAGGTGCTGGCGCAGGCCACTACTGAGAATTTCTCTCGCTTATTCCATGTGCCGCCATCTCGCCTGACGGACAATTAA